Below is a window of Hydrogenovibrio crunogenus DNA.
TTTTCAGGCGAGGTGACAGGGCATGAGTTTCAACTGGCTGCACGAATCGCTTCAAAGCAGGAAGATCAAGCTTTGTTGGGGGTGATTATGAAGTACGCCCAAGAAACGGGTAGCTTGGAATTGTTTATGCGTGAATTGCAATCTGCTCCTATGCAATAATGGGATTGACCGTCATTCATGACTAATGATAGTTAAAAGCTATCATTTTGGTTAAAACAATTAATTTTACTTATTTATGTTTTCACATAGAATGGGCTTTGTATTCAACATTAACTGTTTTTAAAAACTTAGCGTTTACTTTAAAAGCGGCTAAGTCCTTAACTAAGGAGAAAAGTATGTCTCAAGCATTAGAAAACAAAGAAGGTCAAGCTGTTCCAAGTGTTGTCTGGCCAACACGTCAAAACAATGAGTGGGTCAATGTAAAAAGTGATGATATTTTCAAAGGCCGCACGGTTGTTGTGTTCTCTTTGCCGGGAGCCTTTACGCCAACGTGTTCATCTTCTCATTTACCTCGTTATAACGAACTTGCGCCGGTTTTCTTTGAAAACGGTGTAGATGAAATTGTATGTCTATCTGTTAATGATACGTTTGTTATGAATGAGTGGGCAAAAGATCAAGAGTCCACGAATGTGACTTTGATTCCAGATGGGAATGGCGAGTTTACAGAAGGCATGGGCATGCTGGTTGATAAAGCAGACTTAGGATTTGGTAAGCGTTCATGGCGTTATTCAATGCTGGTGAAAGACGGCGTTGTTGAAAAGATGTTTATCGAGCCGAATGTACCTGGTGACCCATTCGAAGTATCGGATGCGGATACCATGTTGAAATACATCAATCCGAACGCTCAACCTAAGAAAGTGGCGACTATCTTTACCAAGCCAGGTTGTCCTTTCTGTGCGAAAGCGAAAGCCGCGTTGGAAGATGCTGGAGTTGAGTATGAAGAAATTACGGTTTCTCATGCGGATGTAACGTCACGTACATTACGTGCCGTCGCCAATGCAGATACGGTTCCGCAAGTCTTTATTGAAGGACAGCATATTGGCGGATCTGACGATTTGGAAGCGTATTTAGCTAAATAATCGATCGTCCTTTAGAGATAAAGAAACCACCAGGCCTGGTGGTTTTTTTTATTAAAATGAATTTTTTAGAAGAATAACTATTTATCCAAATAACACAAAGATAAATAGCTATTTTTAGAAGAGGAAGACACATGCAATATGATTATGATCTGATTGCCATTGGGGCAGGAAGTGGTGGCTTATCCGTTGTGGAAAGAGCGGTTGAATATGGCAAAAAATGTGCAGTGGTTGAAGCCAAAAAAATGGGTGGCACTTGCGTAAACATTGGATGTGTTCCTAAAAAGGTCATGTGGTTCGGTGCGCATATCGCCGAGTCTTTAAGAGATGCGCCCGACTTTGGGTTCCACGTGGAACGAAAAGGATTTGATTGGTCGGAACTGGTAAAACGCCGTGAGCAATATATCTCGAATATCACCACTTGGTATGGTGGCTACTTCAAAGAGTTAGGCATTGACGTACTAGAAGGCTGGGGCAGCTTTGTTGATGAGCATACGGTGTCAGTCGATGGGAAGTTGGTGACGGCAGAAACCATCGTGATTGCACCTGGCGGCACGCCCTTTATTCCTAATGAAACAGAAAATGCCGACCTGGGGATTACGTCCGATGGTTTTTTTGCATTAACAGAACAGCCTAACAAAGTCGCGGTCATCGGTAGTGGTTATATCGCCGTTGAAATTGCCGGGGTTTTACAGGCACTGGGCACTCAAACTACGCTTATCAGTCGAAAAGACCTTGTGTTAAGAGGGTTCGACGATATGGTGCGCGAAACGTTAACCGATGCCATGATTGAAAGCGGCATTCACAAAGAATACCACTTCAAAGTGAAAAAGCTGATGAAAGCCGATGATGGCACTTTGACAATCGAATCTGAGGACGGTCAGCATTTAGAAGGCTTTGACGAAGTTATCTGGGCCGTGGGGCGTGAAACTTTGACCGAACCGTTGGCATTAGATAAGGTCGGTATTTCGGCCAATGGACGAGGTTTTATTGATGTGAATGATTATCACCAAACCCAAGTGCCGAATATCTATGCGATTGGTGATGTGACAGGACAGGCTCAATTGACGCCGGTCGCGATTCGCGCCGGTCGTTATTTAGCGGAGCGTTTGTATAATAACCAGCCCGAGTTGAAGATGGATCTATCGAAAGTTCCGACGGTGGTTTTCTCTCATCCACCTGTCGGGGTGATTGGGTTGGCAGAACATGATGCCCGTAAACAGTATGGGCATGATAATGTACAGGTTTATAGTTCTGTTTTTACACCCATGCGCTATGCCTTTACAGAACATCAGATTAAAACGGCTTTGAAGCTGGTCTGTGTCGGAGAGGAGCAAAAAGTGGTCGGTATTCATATTGTAGGCGATGGGGCAGATGAGATGTTGCAAGGGTTTGCCGTTGCGGTTCAGATGGGGGCAACCAAAGCTGATTTGGATGCCACGATTGCTATCCACCCTTCCTCTTCGGAAGAGCTGGTGACCATGCGCCCGATGATTTTGAAATAAAAGCATATTCTGCTTCATGTTCCATGTGAAGCACATGTTTTATTAATCAATCGTTTAATGCACTGTGCTGTGATTAGACGGTATTTTCTTTAAGGTGCCCAAGTTGGTGATGGCTGTCTGGTCATCAATCAGGGTATATCGCATGGTCATGCCTTTGGCCATGCCTTCTAAATAGGTCACCAGAACATCCTTTCCTTCAATTTTATAACGTACTTTTTCGACGACGCCTTTTGCTTCAGTTTCACCAGGGCGAAAGCTGACGGTCATGTCGACCTGTCCTGTGAGTTGCCATTTGCCTGCTAAAGGTCCTGGATCTGAAGTATTGGAACAGGCGGAGAGGGTAACCAAAAACAAGCTCAAGATAATGGTGTAAAAAGGTTTCATATAAAATCCATTTTGTAGAATAATTTAAGTATTTTAAACTCATTTGAAAGCATTAATCGTATTTTATGACAAAGAAAGCTTTTGGATGCTGTCAAATATCCAAGCCGTATCAGGCAGAAGTGTTTCATCATGGGGTTTGAATTTCCCTGTGCGAACCAGTGCTGCCTGCAAGCCGGCATTGATGGCACCTTCAACATCCCCGCGGACATCATCTCCAATCATTAAACATTGATTAGCAGGCACGCCTGTCGAAGCCACGACCTCGTCAAAAAAAGTTTTATCCGGCTTTCCTGTAATAATGGCACGCGTATCACTGGCCCATTCCAAGGCATGAATAAAGGCACCTGCATCCAGCTTGAACCCTTCAGGATCTTTGTAATATTTATTGTTGCCGATGCCAATTAAAGGATAACCCTGTTCCAGCAAATTAAAGGCTCTGTTCAAGTTTTGATAAGTCAGATCATCCTGCGCATCGCCTAGCAATACACAATTTGGGTCTGTTTGATCAATATCTTCGAATTCAGGTTTTAAAAGGGTATGAATTAAGCAGTATGGTCGCAATTGATGGTGTAAAAGGTACTGTTTGGCAGCCCTTGGTGCGGTAAACAGTTCCGTTTCGTTTACATCAAACCCCAGCTGAATCAGTTGTTGCAAAATCATTTCACTGGGTTGGCTGGCCGTATTGGTGACAAATCGCAGAATAAAGCCTTGCTGTTTCAAGTGATGAACCGTTTCAACTGCTCCGGGGAGGGCTTTCGTCCCGATATAGAGAACACCACTGAGATCTAAAAACACGGCTTTAATATTGGGGTTGGAAGGGGAATCCATAATCATCACCTTTCAGAATAAGAAGTTTAATCTTAGCAAAAAGGCAGGATGAAACGAAATATCTTATTGCTCGTTTGATTGCCCAGTTATCATGTCCAAATGTAGCAAGGGTTCTTTGCGATGTCCAAGGTTGGACTGATATTGTAATTGGAGTGATTCGCTCTGAGTAAACCACTGATGCATTTGGTGTTTGGCTTGCTGGACAGCGGTGGCCAAGTCTTGACCTTGAGCAAGGAAAGTGGCAATGGCGGATGCAAAACTACACCCGGTGCCATGCGTATGAGAGGTTTGAATGCGTGGGCTTGAAAAGGGCATCGGAGGGTAATTCGGTTGAAGCAGCACATCAGTGGCAAGGTCTGACTCGGAACCATGTCCTCCCTTTGCCACTACCGCTTGAGCACCCAGTTTAAAAAAAGCATCACGGATTGTGTCAATCTTTGGTTCGATGTTATGAAAATCTTTGTCCAAGAGG
It encodes the following:
- a CDS encoding TIGR01458 family HAD-type hydrolase, encoding MDSPSNPNIKAVFLDLSGVLYIGTKALPGAVETVHHLKQQGFILRFVTNTASQPSEMILQQLIQLGFDVNETELFTAPRAAKQYLLHHQLRPYCLIHTLLKPEFEDIDQTDPNCVLLGDAQDDLTYQNLNRAFNLLEQGYPLIGIGNNKYYKDPEGFKLDAGAFIHALEWASDTRAIITGKPDKTFFDEVVASTGVPANQCLMIGDDVRGDVEGAINAGLQAALVRTGKFKPHDETLLPDTAWIFDSIQKLSLS
- a CDS encoding glutathione peroxidase is translated as MSQALENKEGQAVPSVVWPTRQNNEWVNVKSDDIFKGRTVVVFSLPGAFTPTCSSSHLPRYNELAPVFFENGVDEIVCLSVNDTFVMNEWAKDQESTNVTLIPDGNGEFTEGMGMLVDKADLGFGKRSWRYSMLVKDGVVEKMFIEPNVPGDPFEVSDADTMLKYINPNAQPKKVATIFTKPGCPFCAKAKAALEDAGVEYEEITVSHADVTSRTLRAVANADTVPQVFIEGQHIGGSDDLEAYLAK
- the gorA gene encoding glutathione-disulfide reductase — its product is MQYDYDLIAIGAGSGGLSVVERAVEYGKKCAVVEAKKMGGTCVNIGCVPKKVMWFGAHIAESLRDAPDFGFHVERKGFDWSELVKRREQYISNITTWYGGYFKELGIDVLEGWGSFVDEHTVSVDGKLVTAETIVIAPGGTPFIPNETENADLGITSDGFFALTEQPNKVAVIGSGYIAVEIAGVLQALGTQTTLISRKDLVLRGFDDMVRETLTDAMIESGIHKEYHFKVKKLMKADDGTLTIESEDGQHLEGFDEVIWAVGRETLTEPLALDKVGISANGRGFIDVNDYHQTQVPNIYAIGDVTGQAQLTPVAIRAGRYLAERLYNNQPELKMDLSKVPTVVFSHPPVGVIGLAEHDARKQYGHDNVQVYSSVFTPMRYAFTEHQIKTALKLVCVGEEQKVVGIHIVGDGADEMLQGFAVAVQMGATKADLDATIAIHPSSSEELVTMRPMILK